A part of Antechinus flavipes isolate AdamAnt ecotype Samford, QLD, Australia chromosome 6, AdamAnt_v2, whole genome shotgun sequence genomic DNA contains:
- the LOC127539610 gene encoding uncharacterized protein LOC127539610 isoform X2, producing the protein MRKEAGLMGGRKLAPCGPLFHFQPCSGDERDGKSWARNSSRSFPQRSRRGRGAFLVGWANSASYRPSPTDLGLMGDFGSALAGQVTRDPEKTETRERTVHLSFWKTASDPSGPKSQRLPLALLQCLSFHCVNGEGLSRLGQWGPSAQRSRGRRRPLVAKASEPPYTESPPRPGRPRTWETIRKKTLRTRVDNSGSFVVRSRTHPDDITASPCVAPPSAGLMRLRPLRSRSCFPRMEPTRGGTS; encoded by the exons ATGAGGAAGGAAGCCGGCCTGATGGGAGGTAGGAAGCTGGCTCCATGTGGTCCACTCTTCCATTTCCAACCCTGCTCGGGAGATGAAAGAGATGGGAAGTCATGGGCCCGGAACTCTTCCAGAAGCTTCCCACAGAGGTCCAGGAGGGGCAGGGGAGCCTTCCTTGTTGGCTGGGCCAACTCTGCTTCCTACCGCCCCTCCCCCACTGACTTAGGGCTAATGGGCGACTTCGGGTCAGCTTTGGCCGGACAGGTAACCAGGGACCCAGAAAAGACTGAAACGAGGGAAAGAACTGTCCACCTTTCCTTTTGGAAAACAGCATCAGATCCTTCGGGACCGAAGTCCCAGCGCCTCCCGCTGGCCCTGCtgcagtgcctcagtttccactgtGTCAATGGAGAGGGGCTCAGCAGGCTGGGACAGTGGGGACCCTCGGCCCAAAGGTCCAGAGGGCGTCGGCGACCCCTGGTGGCCAAAGCGAGCGAGCCGCCTTACACAGAGAGCCCTCCTCGGCCCGGCAGGCCCCGCACTTGGGAGACGATCAGGAAGAAGACCCTGCGGACACGCGTGGATAATTCTGGGTCATTTGTTGTGAG GTCCCGTACTCACCCTGATGACATCACGGCGTCTCCCTGCGTGGCCCCGCCCTCCGCTGGGCTGATGCGGCTGCGTCCCCTTCGTTCCCGAAGTTGCTTCCCTCGCATGGAGCCCACGCGGGGCGGGACTTCCTGA
- the LOC127539610 gene encoding uncharacterized protein LOC127539610 isoform X1: protein MRKEAGLMGGRKLAPCGPLFHFQPCSGDERDGKSWARNSSRSFPQRSRRGRGAFLVGWANSASYRPSPTDLGLMGDFGSALAGQVTRDPEKTETRERTVHLSFWKTASDPSGPKSQRLPLALLQCLSFHCVNGEGLSRLGQWGPSAQRSRGRRRPLVAKASEPPYTESPPRPGRPRTWETIRKKTLRTRVDNSGSFVVSRSRTHPDDITASPCVAPPSAGLMRLRPLRSRSCFPRMEPTRGGTS from the exons ATGAGGAAGGAAGCCGGCCTGATGGGAGGTAGGAAGCTGGCTCCATGTGGTCCACTCTTCCATTTCCAACCCTGCTCGGGAGATGAAAGAGATGGGAAGTCATGGGCCCGGAACTCTTCCAGAAGCTTCCCACAGAGGTCCAGGAGGGGCAGGGGAGCCTTCCTTGTTGGCTGGGCCAACTCTGCTTCCTACCGCCCCTCCCCCACTGACTTAGGGCTAATGGGCGACTTCGGGTCAGCTTTGGCCGGACAGGTAACCAGGGACCCAGAAAAGACTGAAACGAGGGAAAGAACTGTCCACCTTTCCTTTTGGAAAACAGCATCAGATCCTTCGGGACCGAAGTCCCAGCGCCTCCCGCTGGCCCTGCtgcagtgcctcagtttccactgtGTCAATGGAGAGGGGCTCAGCAGGCTGGGACAGTGGGGACCCTCGGCCCAAAGGTCCAGAGGGCGTCGGCGACCCCTGGTGGCCAAAGCGAGCGAGCCGCCTTACACAGAGAGCCCTCCTCGGCCCGGCAGGCCCCGCACTTGGGAGACGATCAGGAAGAAGACCCTGCGGACACGCGTGGATAATTCTGGGTCATTTGTTGTGAG CAGGTCCCGTACTCACCCTGATGACATCACGGCGTCTCCCTGCGTGGCCCCGCCCTCCGCTGGGCTGATGCGGCTGCGTCCCCTTCGTTCCCGAAGTTGCTTCCCTCGCATGGAGCCCACGCGGGGCGGGACTTCCTGA